In Juglans regia cultivar Chandler chromosome 13, Walnut 2.0, whole genome shotgun sequence, the following proteins share a genomic window:
- the LOC118344283 gene encoding uncharacterized protein LOC118344283 yields MNSSKWIVKEGNISFWYDNWDNEGPLYAQFPVTEQPLIKINECRIENGWDISLLNRLVGHQKANDLYEFFARQKEGEDVLVWLKDNEGNFTTKSAWDCIRVRAPPLPWAQWIWHTNLPKKISIMMWKATNNCLSVDKNISMVGVSMASKCNCCQKGHTEDLNHVLCTGDFARHIWRLAATHLGVHMAPFYTWKDQTNFWFRRAGKSSQVRTIFGLLPSIISWKLWERRCKARYEDKAHSKESVWHAIKIWLRRIMDQIMKVPIILQNSAAYWKVFADVTRLDFIVFK; encoded by the exons ATGAATAGCTCCAAATGGATTGTGAAGGAAGGTAATATCTCCTTTTGGTATGACAATTGGGACAACGAAGGCCCTCTCTATGCTCAATTTCCTGTGACTGAACAACCTTTGATTAAGATAAATGAGTGCCGTATTGAGAATGGGTGGGATATTTCTCTTCTGAACAGATTAGTGGGCCATCAGAAAGCCAATGATCTGTATGAGTTTTTTGCTAGACAGAAGGAGGGTGAAGATGTGCTTGTTTGGTTGAAGGATAATGAAGGCAATTTTACTACTAAGAGTGCCTGGGACTGTATAAGGGTTCGGGCGCCCCCTTTACCCTGGGCTCAGTGGATATGGCATACTAATCTTCCCAAGAAGATTTCTATCATGATGTGGAAGGCTACTAATAACTGCCTCAGTGTTGACAAGAATATTAGTATGGTGGGTGTTTCAATGGcctctaaatgtaattgctgtCAAAAGGGTCATACTGAGGACCTGAACCATGTGCTCTGCACGGGAGATTTCGCTAGACACATTTGGCGTCTAGCGGCCACTCATCTAGGGGTTCATATGGCCCCTTTCTACACTTGGAAGGATCAAACTAATTTTTGGTTTCGTCGTGCGGGTAAGTCTTCACAGGTTAGAACCATCTTTGGCCTTCTGCCCTCCATTATTTCCTGGAAACTTTGGGAGAGGCGCTGTAAAGCCCGATATGAAGATAAGGCTCACTCAAAAGAGTCGGTTTGGCACGCTATTAAAATTTGGCTCCGGCGCATCATGGACCAGATCATGAAA GTACCAATAATTTTGCAGAACTCAGCAGCTTATTGGAAGGTGTTCGCAGATGTCACGCGCTTGGATTTTATCGTGTTCAAATAG